The DNA sequence CGGCAGCGGTAGGCTTGCATCTGGAAAGTACCATGGATGCGCTGTATTCGTTATTTATGAGAAGTAAGTCAGTGGTGGAATCGTGTGTGACAACAGCCCCCACAGTATCTAATTTTTGTTTCACATCCTCGATTAGATTGGGATAGAGACTTCTGAGATGCCGATTGATTTCGAGGTACTGATAATTCCTGTCTGGTATATAGCCGGCAAGCTTGTAAGCATTAATCAGGCTTCCAAATCGGGATCGATAGGTTGATGATGTAGGGATGTCTTCAGTCGCGTCGATTAATGCAGCTGACAATAGATCGTGTTTTTCAGAAAGAGCTTTTAATCGAAGAATCAGTTCATCATTGGTAAATTTACGATTTCGTTCCTGAAGAATACCCTGCGCTTGATAATATATCTCTGGTGGTACAATCGCCTCAAAAACGCCGTCAGCCCGGATCCACATTTCAGGTGAATTACGAACATGTTTTTTCTTAAGTTTAAATGAAGTTCTATTAAATACGTTATTGCCTATATACTTTTCATTTGTCAAAACCTGGCTTACTGTTCCCCGATTCCATTGACGTCCCAGATCAGTCAGAATCTTTTTTTCATTCAGGATAGAGGCAATATCACTTTCTCGCTTACCCTCTTTAACGAAAAGCTGATATATCCAATTGACATTATTTACTTCTGTGTCCGGTCCAGGGACAAGTATAACCCGGTCAGTCTGCAGACTTTTTTGTTCTCCCTGATCCAATTGACATTTGGGATGACCATTCATATCAACCAGCATTCGTCGAAGGCCATATCCGGGAGGTCCCCCTTGACGGTATCCCAGCTCGATTAGACGGCATTGCCCCTTGAACACTTTTATGACAGTTCACGGCTGTATTCAGCAGCCATCGCTCGCTTCACACTTTTAATAATCGTGGAAGTCGGTCCTCCATCATTTTCAAACTGTTCAGCGCAATAGTGGACTTCAATTCCACTTTTTTTGCATGTATGTTCGTAGTAAGCACTCTCATCTGCATCCTGGAATCTTCCCCAGCGGCTGACATCGTAAACGAGTATCACATCAAAATCGGCTCGGTTTTCTTGCACATCGGTAATCAATTGTCTCAATGCATTTCTACCAGCAACATTGAGACCACTTTTACCTTGGTCGGCATAGGTTTTGACGATTTTGAATCCTCGTTTTTCGGCATACTCAAGAATGACGTCTTGCTGATTGAGGGTTGAGTACTGTTGATGTTCCGTTGACATCCTGACGTATTGCGCAGCTCGAATCGTTTGTTTTTCCGGAGTCAATCCGGGAGGAGTTGCGTCCGAACCTGGGGTACTCATCTCTAATGCTTCCAACTAGCCAAAATAAACTATAAATGCTAATTGGTACTATTCTGTTCTGAGGCTGTTTGATCCTCGTTTGATATGCGTTCGAATTATGTTTGATTTTGAATATTCCAAGAAAAAATTAACCCATAATGTCCTGAAACCCTTCCATCGATCGCGGAGGCAAGTTGAAGCATACCCGCCGCAATCAGTTCATCTCGTAGTCTTTTGGCGACTCCACGGATTGTTGATGAGTTTCTTTCACTATGCCAGACATCATCAAGGAGCTCGACATGTGGAACATATTGATTGGGGGATTGAGCGAGTCTGTGGAAAAGCCAAAACAGCAAAGTGTTGCCAAGAAAACAAGTGTGATTTTTCCAGGTAATACTGAAAGTCTTTTCGTCGACGACAGGTTGTAATTCTGGATCTCCGAAATCGGGGACCTTAAGCTCCA is a window from the Gimesia benthica genome containing:
- a CDS encoding helix-turn-helix domain-containing protein; protein product: MLIKTLELKVPDFGDPELQPVVDEKTFSITWKNHTCFLGNTLLFWLFHRLAQSPNQYVPHVELLDDVWHSERNSSTIRGVAKRLRDELIAAGMLQLASAIDGRVSGHYGLIFSWNIQNQT